GCACCGGCTTGGTGAACCGGCCGAACATGGCAGCCAGCCGGCCCGGATTCCCGTCGCAGGCGGTTTGCACGAGCGCACGTCCGGCGAACCCGTAGGTGCACAGCCCGTGAAGGATCGGCGCCCCGAAGCCCGCCATCTTGGCGAACTTGGGGTCGGAGTGCAGCGGGTTGCGATCGCCGTTGAGGCGGTAGAGCAGCCCCTGTTCCGGGCGCACGTTGTACGTGACCGAGTGCGTGGGCGCGCCGTCCGGCTCCAGGACGTCGTCGGCCTTGCGCCCCTTCGCCTCAGGATCGGAGCCGACGCCGCGGAAGAACATCGTCGAGCGCGCCGTGAACAGCGGCGCATCGTCCTCCGCTCGGTACGCCTTCGCCTCGATCGTCATCGTCGTGCCCGTGGCTTTTGCTTCGACGGCGGTGATCACGGGCTCGATCCGCGCTCGGCCCTCGACAGGGATCTCCTCGAAGAGCTCGATCTCCTGGGCGCCGTGCACGCCGCGTACGACGACATCGGCTTCCAGTTGCAGTGCGTGCAGGGCCTGGACCTCCACCTCGCCACCGCACCCCGCGGCCAGCACGCCGAACGTGGGCAGCGCACGCTGCTGCACCTTGTGGGAGTTCTCGGTGGTGAACTCGAGCTCCGTCGCCGGGTCGAGCGCGCCCGCGCCGACCGACACTGCGTACAGCAGACA
Above is a window of Acidimicrobiales bacterium DNA encoding:
- a CDS encoding MaoC/PaaZ C-terminal domain-containing protein, which produces MGLSPEAVGTKLDTIERSWGSKDCLLYAVSVGAGALDPATELEFTTENSHKVQQRALPTFGVLAAGCGGEVEVQALHALQLEADVVVRGVHGAQEIELFEEIPVEGRARIEPVITAVEAKATGTTMTIEAKAYRAEDDAPLFTARSTMFFRGVGSDPEAKGRKADDVLEPDGAPTHSVTYNVRPEQGLLYRLNGDRNPLHSDPKFAKMAGFGAPILHGLCTYGFAGRALVQTACDGNPGRLAAMFGRFTKPVLPGDDLTVSVWEGDEIAYRVQTQRGDTVLAGWCRLR